In a single window of the Bacteroides acidifaciens genome:
- the nagB gene encoding glucosamine-6-phosphate deaminase, whose amino-acid sequence MRLIIQPDYQSVSQWAAHYVAAKIKAANPTPEKPFVLGCPTGSSPLGMYKALIDLNKKGIVSFQNVVTFNMDEYVGLPKEHPESYYSFMWNNFFSHIDIKPENTNILNGNAPDLDAECARYEEKIKSYGGIDLFMGGIGPDGHIAFNEPGSSLTSRTRQKTLTMDTIIANSRFFDNDINKVPKTSLTVGVGTVLSAKEVMIIVNGHNKARALYHAVEGAITQMWTISALQMHEKGIIVCDDAATVELKVGTYRYFKDIESTHLDPESLIK is encoded by the coding sequence ATGAGATTAATTATTCAACCGGACTACCAGTCCGTATCTCAGTGGGCTGCACATTATGTTGCTGCAAAAATAAAGGCTGCTAATCCGACTCCTGAAAAACCATTTGTATTGGGTTGCCCTACAGGTTCTTCTCCTCTGGGTATGTACAAAGCGTTGATTGACTTGAATAAGAAAGGTATCGTTTCCTTCCAAAATGTAGTGACATTCAACATGGACGAATATGTAGGATTGCCGAAAGAACATCCGGAAAGCTACTATTCTTTTATGTGGAATAACTTCTTCAGCCATATCGACATCAAACCGGAGAATACAAATATCCTGAATGGCAACGCTCCTGACTTGGATGCTGAATGTGCACGTTATGAAGAAAAGATTAAGTCTTACGGTGGTATCGACTTGTTTATGGGTGGTATTGGTCCCGACGGACATATCGCATTCAACGAACCGGGTTCTTCCCTGACTTCACGCACTCGTCAGAAGACATTGACAATGGATACTATCATTGCCAACTCACGTTTCTTTGATAATGACATCAACAAAGTTCCCAAGACTTCATTGACAGTGGGTGTGGGTACTGTACTTTCTGCAAAAGAAGTGATGATTATCGTGAACGGTCATAACAAGGCACGTGCTTTGTATCATGCTGTAGAAGGTGCCATCACTCAGATGTGGACTATCAGTGCTTTGCAGATGCATGAAAAGGGTATTATCGTTTGTGACGATGCTGCTACTGTTGAATTGAAAGTGGGCACTTACCGCTACTTTAAGGATATCGAGTCTACTCACTTGGACCCGGAATCTTTGATTAAGTAA
- a CDS encoding L-threonylcarbamoyladenylate synthase: MLLKLYDKNNNPQDLQRVIDILNDGGLIIYPTDTMYAIGCHGLKERAIERICRIKEIDPRKNNLSIICYDLSSISEYAKVDNSVFKLMKHNLPGPFTFILNGTNRLPKIFRNRKEVGIRMPDNNIIREIARLLDAPIMTTTLPYEEHEDLEYMTDPELIDEKFGDIVDLVIDGGIGGIEPSTVVKCTEDEPEIVRQGKGWLEEN, encoded by the coding sequence ATGCTTCTGAAGCTATATGATAAAAATAACAACCCGCAGGATTTACAACGAGTAATTGATATCCTGAATGACGGCGGACTCATCATCTATCCTACCGATACGATGTACGCCATCGGCTGCCACGGTCTGAAAGAGCGTGCAATAGAGCGGATATGCCGAATTAAAGAGATAGACCCGCGAAAGAACAACCTGTCTATCATCTGTTATGACTTGAGCAGTATCAGCGAATATGCTAAAGTAGACAATAGCGTATTCAAGCTTATGAAGCATAATCTTCCGGGACCATTCACCTTTATCCTGAACGGTACGAACCGTTTGCCCAAGATTTTCCGCAACCGGAAAGAAGTCGGTATCCGCATGCCGGACAATAACATTATCCGTGAGATTGCCCGGTTGCTCGACGCTCCCATTATGACTACCACCCTACCATATGAAGAACATGAGGATTTGGAATACATGACTGACCCCGAACTTATAGACGAAAAGTTCGGTGATATAGTAGATTTGGTCATTGACGGGGGAATCGGGGGAATAGAACCCTCGACCGTAGTAAAATGCACAGAGGACGAGCCGGAAATCGTACGTCAAGGGAAAGGCTGGCTGGAAGAGAACTAA